In Bacteroidota bacterium, the genomic stretch GCGGACCGGACTGGTCTGGTGTATATAGCAACGAAGATGCAATAATTTCGCATGAAAGACTTGCAATTGTTGATCCTCAGTCGGGAAGACAGCCTTTGTTCAG encodes the following:
- the asnB gene encoding asparagine synthase B (functions in asparagine biosynthesis; converts glutamine, aspartate, ATP, and water to glutamate, asparagine, pyrophosphate and AMP) encodes the protein MCGIVGAFDLKIDSQDLRPQVLKMSKKIRHRGPDWSGVYSNEDAIISHERLAIVDPQSGRQPLF